Proteins encoded together in one Fundidesulfovibrio magnetotacticus window:
- a CDS encoding rhodanese-like domain-containing protein, with translation MAFRFALSLVALLAILTAGGAGAFAKDMFEEEVDKEAVSVKLARETVKGGYPLVTADELKKLLDEKKPVLVVDTMPYEASFKKEHVPGAVSFEFPIEPMPEWDAAKTGGKSVKDFEALLGPDKNRAIVFYCGFVKCTRSDNGALWAKKLGYANVSRFPGGIYAWKGAKYPVEEVR, from the coding sequence ATGGCGTTTCGTTTCGCGTTGTCGCTGGTGGCCTTGCTGGCCATCCTCACCGCCGGAGGGGCCGGCGCGTTCGCCAAGGACATGTTCGAGGAAGAGGTGGACAAGGAGGCCGTGTCCGTCAAACTGGCCCGGGAGACCGTGAAGGGCGGCTATCCCCTTGTGACCGCCGACGAACTGAAGAAGCTCCTGGACGAGAAGAAGCCCGTGCTCGTGGTGGACACCATGCCCTACGAGGCCTCCTTCAAGAAGGAGCACGTGCCCGGCGCGGTGTCCTTCGAGTTCCCCATCGAGCCCATGCCCGAGTGGGACGCCGCCAAGACCGGCGGCAAGAGCGTGAAGGACTTCGAGGCCCTGCTCGGCCCCGACAAGAACCGGGCCATCGTGTTCTACTGCGGCTTCGTCAAGTGCACGCGCAGCGACAACGGCGCGCTGTGGGCCAAAAAGCTGGGCTACGCCAACGTCTCGCGCTTCCCCGGCGGCATCTACGCCTGGAAGGGCGCCAAGTACCCCGTGGAAGAGGTGAGGTAG
- a CDS encoding D-2-hydroxyacid dehydrogenase, protein MDPKPNIVVLDGATLNPGDNPWDEVAALGAFALHDRTPEEFTVERARGADIVLTNKTRLPAAVLDRLPDCRFVAVLATGYDVVDVAHAGARGIPVSNVPGYGVESVAQFVIAQLLALCRRVETHDSLVRSGEWTRCGEFTFWDTPQVELAGKTLGVVGFGAIGRRVAQLGAAFGMNVLAHAPRPKEPLDAPGFAFVGLEELFERSDVVSLHCPLTKGNDSFVDARLLGLMRPGGFLVNTARGRLVNEADLARALNSGHLAGAALDVLAVEPPDPANPLLEARNCLITPHMAWASLTARKRLMSITAANIRAFLAGQPQNLVNADYLTETA, encoded by the coding sequence ATGGACCCAAAGCCCAACATCGTCGTTCTGGACGGGGCCACCCTCAACCCCGGGGACAACCCCTGGGACGAGGTGGCCGCCCTGGGCGCTTTCGCCCTGCACGACCGCACCCCCGAGGAGTTCACCGTCGAGCGCGCCCGGGGCGCGGACATCGTGCTCACCAACAAAACCCGCCTGCCCGCCGCCGTGCTGGACCGCCTCCCCGACTGCCGCTTCGTGGCCGTGCTGGCCACGGGCTACGACGTGGTGGACGTGGCCCACGCCGGAGCGCGCGGCATCCCGGTTTCCAACGTGCCGGGCTACGGCGTGGAGTCGGTGGCCCAGTTCGTGATCGCGCAGCTGTTGGCCCTGTGCCGCCGCGTGGAAACCCACGATTCCCTGGTGCGCTCCGGCGAGTGGACCCGGTGCGGCGAATTCACCTTCTGGGACACCCCCCAGGTCGAACTGGCGGGCAAGACCCTGGGCGTGGTGGGCTTCGGGGCCATCGGGCGGCGCGTGGCCCAGCTGGGCGCGGCCTTCGGCATGAACGTCCTGGCCCACGCCCCCAGGCCCAAAGAGCCCCTGGACGCGCCGGGCTTCGCCTTCGTGGGCCTGGAGGAGCTCTTCGAGCGTTCCGACGTGGTGAGCCTGCACTGCCCCCTCACCAAGGGCAACGACTCCTTCGTGGACGCCCGCCTGCTGGGCCTCATGCGCCCCGGAGGCTTCCTGGTGAACACCGCGCGGGGCAGGCTGGTCAACGAGGCGGATCTGGCCCGGGCCCTCAATTCCGGCCATCTTGCCGGGGCGGCCCTGGACGTGCTGGCCGTGGAGCCGCCCGACCCGGCCAACCCCCTGCTGGAGGCGCGCAACTGCCTGATCACGCCGCACATGGCCTGGGCCTCGCTCACGGCGCGCAAGCGGCTCATGAGCATCACGGCCGCCAACATCCGGGCCTTCCTGGCCGGGCAGCCCCAGAACCTGGTCAACGCCGACTACCTCACCGAGACGGCGTAG
- a CDS encoding DUF3859 domain-containing protein: MRSFALLLACMLLASCSMIGLGDPPKRLEVVEYGIYKNGALAKTTTGVPRDPGVSFGMRVRVKDGKEGPADPLKARVVTATPGLIEPGAEKPRNEYVSEVTLSPGQTFDVIFTASQPWELVSGHWELRVETAEGEVLAREFELYTPSN, from the coding sequence ATGCGTTCCTTCGCGCTTCTCCTGGCCTGCATGCTTCTGGCCTCCTGCTCCATGATCGGCCTGGGCGACCCGCCCAAGCGCCTCGAAGTGGTGGAATACGGCATCTACAAGAACGGCGCGCTCGCCAAGACCACCACCGGCGTGCCCCGCGACCCGGGCGTGAGCTTCGGCATGCGCGTGCGCGTCAAGGACGGCAAGGAAGGCCCCGCCGACCCGCTCAAGGCCCGGGTGGTCACGGCCACGCCGGGGCTCATCGAGCCGGGCGCGGAGAAGCCGCGCAACGAATACGTCTCCGAAGTCACCCTGAGCCCGGGGCAGACCTTCGACGTGATCTTCACCGCCTCCCAGCCCTGGGAGCTGGTGAGCGGCCACTGGGAACTGCGCGTGGAAACGGCCGAGGGCGAGGTGCTCGCCCGGGAATTCGAACTCTACACCCCTTCCAACTGA
- a CDS encoding chemotaxis protein CheC: MNLTLQQTDLLKELINIGAGKAAGLINQMVGVHVRLELPELIVVPPGETPDFAGRGFEEVLSAVRLGFRGAFTGWTGLVFSRNSANWLVSQLLGQVDTPPMDLDSLRIGAIQEVGNIVLNGVMGSIVNVLGENVGYFPPDYFESGIQDILTSGNASERVVLLIKARFRLEDGVADGDILIFFSMDTFESLVRSLDRLLAQAGA, from the coding sequence ATGAATCTTACGCTGCAGCAGACGGACCTTCTCAAGGAACTGATCAACATCGGAGCGGGCAAGGCCGCCGGGCTGATCAACCAGATGGTCGGCGTCCATGTCCGGCTTGAACTGCCGGAACTAATCGTCGTTCCCCCCGGGGAGACGCCCGACTTTGCGGGACGCGGCTTCGAGGAAGTGCTCTCGGCCGTGCGCCTGGGCTTCCGGGGGGCGTTCACGGGCTGGACGGGCCTGGTGTTCTCCAGGAACAGCGCCAACTGGCTGGTCTCCCAGCTTCTGGGGCAGGTGGACACCCCCCCCATGGACCTGGACTCCCTGCGCATCGGGGCCATCCAGGAGGTGGGCAACATCGTGCTCAACGGCGTGATGGGCTCCATCGTCAACGTGCTGGGCGAGAACGTCGGCTACTTCCCGCCGGACTACTTCGAGAGCGGCATCCAGGACATCCTCACCTCCGGCAACGCCTCGGAGCGCGTGGTGCTGCTCATCAAGGCCCGCTTCCGCCTGGAAGACGGCGTGGCCGACGGCGACATCCTCATCTTCTTCTCCATGGACACCTTCGAGAGCCTCGTGCGCTCCCTGGACAGGCTCCTGGCGCAGGCTGGCGCATGA
- a CDS encoding sensor domain-containing diguanylate cyclase — MNAAGVSCGPFDAMDFLPMGILVLEEDFTVSFWNACLESWTGLSREEVLGRDARQLFPQLGRPLVTSRIRELFRGAPPAVFSYHLHNHLLPARLPDGSLRLQHSVAYGVPSCEAQVRHVVLSLQDVTEIHNRLQENLRVKLSLEQEVKRRKRVEAKLRELVTQDILTGIANRRAFLHTLHREVRRCRRHGHALSVAVLDLDHFKAINDHWGHLAGDDALKTFVRACSDELRGADTFGRLGGEEFGLILPETDMDGAQVLAGRILERVRAISITWPGGTIRFTVSLGLAELAPEDTLETLFLRADQAMYQAKAKGRDRVERA; from the coding sequence ATGAACGCCGCAGGCGTTTCCTGCGGCCCCTTCGACGCCATGGACTTCCTGCCCATGGGCATCCTGGTGCTCGAGGAGGACTTCACCGTCAGCTTCTGGAACGCCTGCCTGGAATCCTGGACTGGGCTGTCCCGGGAGGAGGTGCTGGGGCGCGACGCGCGCCAGCTCTTCCCGCAACTGGGACGCCCCCTGGTGACCTCGCGCATCCGCGAGCTCTTCCGAGGCGCGCCCCCGGCGGTGTTCTCCTACCACTTGCACAACCACCTGCTGCCCGCGCGCCTGCCCGACGGGTCGCTCCGGCTCCAGCACTCCGTGGCCTACGGCGTGCCCTCCTGCGAGGCGCAGGTGAGACACGTGGTGCTTTCCCTCCAGGACGTGACCGAAATCCACAACCGACTCCAGGAGAACCTGCGCGTGAAGCTGAGCCTCGAACAGGAGGTGAAGCGGCGCAAGCGCGTGGAGGCCAAGCTGCGCGAGCTGGTCACGCAGGACATCCTCACGGGCATCGCCAACCGGCGGGCCTTCCTGCACACCCTGCACCGGGAGGTGCGCCGCTGCCGCAGGCACGGCCACGCGCTCTCGGTGGCGGTGCTGGACCTGGACCACTTCAAGGCCATCAACGACCACTGGGGACACCTGGCCGGCGACGACGCCCTGAAGACCTTCGTGCGCGCCTGCTCCGACGAGCTGCGCGGGGCCGACACCTTCGGCCGCCTGGGCGGCGAGGAGTTCGGCCTGATCCTGCCCGAAACCGACATGGACGGGGCGCAGGTGCTGGCCGGGCGCATCCTGGAGCGCGTGCGCGCCATATCCATCACCTGGCCCGGCGGGACGATCCGCTTCACGGTGAGCCTGGGCCTTGCGGAGCTTGCACCCGAGGACACCCTGGAGACCCTTTTCCTGCGCGCCGACCAGGCCATGTATCAGGCCAAGGCCAAGGGCCGCGACAGGGTGGAGCGGGCCTAG
- a CDS encoding chemotaxis protein CheA has product MTDPALLAIFRDSCLDQLAKAETALLGLESAPPQDALKAVEAVFRAVHTVKGDAATLSLAALAGHCHQMETVLQALRDGRLEGSPSIVTALLAAFDSLKAALMSLGGGPGEALLSLSALAPWLEDGAEQDPSSPCGCPIEPEAVVSEPQDLNYSVSPARLDALLDRLGEAMQTQALLAAAARRNDDARYLEMVTDLERELGHMGKCVLEMRLLPFSSVTPRYRRMVRDLAAASGKDVALRVQGEKTEMDKALIEQLGPALVHLLRNAVRHGLETPQTRLMAGKPPRGEIVLDVRQDGREVIVTVADDGAGIDAQAVLAQAERSGLVRRGGEPGLDDALDLIFAPGLSTSRHVDGVSGRGVGLDAVRASIEELGGSVRVTSSPGRGTSFELRAPLSLSLLECLRVRVGEELFYFPMECVESCQEAPRPPERGEAATFALEGRATCCLRLDKLLGVRGDAAPVCHVVVASHAGERFGAAVDEVLGLVQVLVKPLDRKLLSQDCFLGAALGEEGEMRLILDPRFLARRAAGEKNA; this is encoded by the coding sequence ATGACCGACCCGGCGCTTCTGGCCATCTTCCGCGACAGCTGCCTGGACCAGCTGGCCAAGGCCGAAACCGCGCTCCTGGGCCTGGAGTCCGCTCCGCCCCAGGACGCCTTGAAGGCCGTGGAGGCCGTGTTCCGGGCCGTGCACACCGTCAAGGGCGACGCCGCCACCCTGAGCCTGGCCGCCCTGGCCGGACACTGCCACCAGATGGAGACCGTGCTCCAGGCCCTGCGTGACGGCCGCCTGGAAGGCTCGCCCTCCATCGTCACCGCGCTGCTGGCGGCCTTTGATTCCCTCAAGGCCGCGCTCATGAGCCTGGGCGGCGGCCCCGGCGAGGCCTTGCTTTCCCTGTCGGCCCTGGCCCCCTGGCTGGAGGACGGCGCGGAGCAAGACCCCTCCTCCCCGTGCGGGTGCCCCATCGAGCCCGAAGCGGTCGTCTCGGAGCCGCAGGACCTCAATTATTCCGTCTCTCCCGCCCGGCTCGACGCCCTGCTCGACCGCCTGGGAGAGGCCATGCAGACCCAGGCCCTCCTCGCCGCCGCCGCACGCCGGAACGACGACGCGCGCTACCTGGAAATGGTGACGGACCTGGAACGCGAACTGGGCCATATGGGCAAGTGCGTGCTGGAGATGCGCCTGCTGCCCTTTTCCAGCGTCACCCCGCGCTACCGCCGCATGGTGCGCGACCTGGCCGCCGCCTCGGGCAAGGATGTGGCCCTGCGCGTCCAGGGCGAGAAGACCGAGATGGACAAGGCCCTCATCGAGCAACTGGGACCGGCCCTGGTGCACCTGCTGCGCAACGCCGTGCGCCACGGCCTGGAGACGCCCCAGACGCGGCTCATGGCCGGGAAGCCCCCTCGGGGCGAGATCGTGCTGGACGTGCGCCAGGACGGCCGAGAGGTGATCGTGACCGTGGCGGACGACGGCGCGGGCATCGACGCCCAGGCCGTGCTGGCCCAGGCCGAACGCTCCGGACTGGTCCGCCGGGGCGGAGAGCCGGGCCTCGACGACGCCCTGGACCTGATCTTCGCTCCCGGGCTTTCCACCTCGCGGCATGTGGACGGCGTGTCCGGCCGGGGCGTGGGCCTGGACGCCGTGCGCGCCTCCATCGAGGAACTGGGCGGCTCCGTGCGGGTGACGAGCTCCCCCGGGCGCGGCACGTCCTTCGAGCTGCGCGCGCCCTTGAGCCTTTCGCTCCTGGAGTGCCTGCGCGTGCGCGTGGGGGAGGAACTTTTCTATTTTCCCATGGAGTGCGTGGAATCCTGCCAGGAGGCCCCCCGCCCGCCGGAGCGGGGCGAGGCGGCCACCTTCGCGCTGGAGGGCAGGGCCACGTGCTGCCTGCGCCTGGACAAGCTGCTGGGGGTTCGGGGCGACGCCGCGCCGGTGTGCCACGTGGTGGTGGCCTCCCACGCCGGGGAGCGCTTCGGGGCGGCGGTGGACGAGGTGCTGGGGCTGGTGCAGGTGCTCGTGAAGCCCCTGGACCGCAAGCTGCTCTCCCAGGACTGCTTCCTGGGCGCGGCCCTGGGCGAGGAAGGCGAGATGCGCCTGATCCTTGATCCGCGTTTTCTGGCCCGCCGCGCGGCCGGGGAAAAGAACGCCTAG
- a CDS encoding response regulator, protein MALVALADDSMFQRFFLRKIVSERGHETVEAANGRQLLELVEARTPDLVIMDLNMPEFSGLELLETFHARGVAFPVVVITADIQHTTRARCLELGAAEVLNKPVDEAAVNGVLSRMLPG, encoded by the coding sequence ATGGCCCTTGTTGCCCTTGCGGACGATTCCATGTTCCAACGCTTCTTCCTGCGCAAGATCGTCAGCGAGCGCGGCCACGAAACCGTCGAGGCGGCCAACGGTCGCCAGCTGCTGGAACTGGTCGAGGCCCGCACGCCCGACCTGGTGATCATGGACCTCAACATGCCCGAATTCTCCGGCCTGGAGCTTCTGGAAACCTTCCACGCCAGGGGCGTCGCCTTCCCCGTGGTGGTGATCACGGCCGACATCCAGCACACCACCCGGGCGCGCTGCCTGGAACTGGGCGCGGCCGAGGTGCTCAACAAGCCCGTGGACGAGGCCGCCGTGAACGGCGTGCTCTCCCGCATGCTCCCCGGCTGA
- a CDS encoding elongation factor G, translated as MLDVLKNQRTYALIGHGGCGKTTVAEMLLYVAGAVPKLGKIEDGTTTLDYEPEEIKRRGSVQPGFATFQWQKNRHFLIDTPGDLAFTGDLGYVLASVDAVIFVVDAVDGVKPLTRKLWQEVSKFRLPTIFLITKMDRDRADYEMALNGIKNQLGVKPFLQNVPIGKAESFSGVVNIVENKAYGFDASGKISEVAIPADMVEEIEGLRETMMEEIAVCDETLMERYLEDPESVSQADLEAAMRKAVVCAEIYPVMVASGLKCMGGQRILNAVQVFFPSPLDTPVGEKVVEAEDGSFVKVSPDAPPACFVLKTQFDQFAGQLSIMRVLTGTVTPDATLLNMRSDAKERFGGLLTITGSQTTPCKEPVGPGAIVAVAKLKETRTGDTLCEEKHPFKFLKPKLPEPMISYALAPAEKGDEDKVFQAMGKLLDEDVALRLTRNEETGDMLLSGQGQSHVEMAVEKAKRRYKVGIVLKAPTIPYRETVRGKVEVQGRHKKQTGGRGQFGDCWIRMEGKLRGEGYEFVDAIVGGSIPRQYIPAVDKGVQEASVRGQLAGYPMVDFRVELYDGSFHTVDSSEMAFKIAGALAFKAACEKLKMVLLEPIALVSVSIPDDFMGDVIGDLSSRRGKVLGSDAVGGVTEVQAHVPMSEMQEYAKTLSSMTGGQGAFTMVFDHYEDAPPPVAEKVIAEAKKAREEKE; from the coding sequence ATGCTCGACGTTCTGAAAAACCAGCGGACCTACGCTCTCATCGGCCACGGCGGTTGCGGCAAGACCACCGTGGCCGAAATGCTTTTGTATGTCGCCGGGGCCGTCCCGAAACTGGGCAAGATCGAAGACGGCACCACCACCCTGGATTACGAGCCCGAAGAGATCAAACGGCGCGGTTCCGTGCAGCCCGGCTTCGCCACCTTCCAGTGGCAGAAGAACCGTCACTTCCTCATCGACACCCCCGGCGACCTCGCCTTCACCGGCGACCTGGGCTACGTGCTGGCCAGCGTGGACGCCGTCATCTTCGTGGTGGACGCCGTGGACGGCGTGAAGCCCCTCACGCGCAAGCTCTGGCAGGAGGTCTCCAAGTTCCGCCTGCCCACCATCTTCCTCATCACCAAGATGGACCGCGACCGCGCCGACTACGAAATGGCCCTCAACGGCATCAAGAACCAGCTGGGCGTGAAGCCCTTCCTCCAGAACGTGCCCATCGGCAAGGCCGAGAGCTTCTCGGGCGTGGTGAACATCGTGGAGAACAAGGCCTACGGCTTCGACGCCTCGGGCAAGATCAGCGAGGTGGCCATCCCCGCCGACATGGTCGAGGAGATCGAGGGCCTGCGCGAAACCATGATGGAAGAGATCGCCGTGTGCGACGAAACCCTCATGGAGCGCTACCTGGAAGACCCCGAGTCCGTCTCCCAGGCCGACCTGGAGGCCGCCATGCGCAAGGCCGTGGTCTGCGCGGAGATCTACCCGGTGATGGTGGCCTCCGGTCTCAAGTGCATGGGCGGGCAGCGCATCCTCAACGCCGTGCAGGTGTTCTTCCCCTCGCCCCTGGACACCCCCGTGGGCGAGAAGGTGGTGGAGGCCGAGGACGGCTCCTTCGTGAAGGTCTCCCCCGACGCGCCCCCGGCCTGCTTCGTGCTCAAGACCCAGTTCGACCAGTTCGCGGGGCAGCTCTCCATCATGCGCGTGCTCACCGGCACGGTGACGCCCGACGCCACGCTCCTCAACATGCGCTCCGACGCCAAGGAACGCTTCGGCGGCCTGCTCACCATCACCGGCAGCCAGACCACCCCCTGCAAGGAGCCCGTGGGCCCGGGCGCCATCGTCGCCGTGGCCAAGCTCAAGGAGACGCGCACCGGCGACACCCTCTGCGAGGAGAAGCACCCCTTCAAGTTCCTCAAGCCCAAGCTGCCCGAGCCCATGATCTCCTACGCCCTGGCCCCGGCCGAGAAGGGCGACGAGGACAAGGTGTTCCAGGCCATGGGCAAGCTCCTGGACGAGGACGTGGCCCTGCGCCTGACCCGCAACGAGGAGACGGGCGACATGCTCCTCTCCGGCCAGGGCCAGAGCCACGTGGAGATGGCCGTGGAGAAGGCCAAGCGGCGCTACAAGGTGGGCATCGTGCTCAAGGCCCCCACCATCCCCTACCGCGAGACGGTGCGGGGCAAGGTGGAGGTGCAGGGCCGCCACAAGAAGCAGACGGGCGGTCGCGGCCAGTTCGGCGACTGCTGGATCAGGATGGAAGGCAAGCTGCGCGGCGAGGGCTACGAGTTCGTGGACGCCATCGTGGGCGGGTCCATCCCGCGCCAGTACATCCCGGCCGTGGACAAGGGCGTGCAGGAGGCCTCGGTGCGTGGCCAGCTGGCGGGCTACCCCATGGTGGACTTCCGGGTGGAGCTCTACGACGGCTCCTTCCACACGGTGGACTCCTCCGAAATGGCCTTCAAGATCGCGGGGGCCCTGGCCTTCAAGGCGGCGTGCGAGAAGCTGAAGATGGTGCTCCTGGAGCCCATCGCGCTGGTGAGCGTGTCCATCCCCGACGACTTCATGGGCGACGTGATCGGCGACCTTTCGAGCCGCCGGGGCAAGGTGCTGGGCAGCGACGCCGTGGGCGGCGTGACGGAAGTGCAGGCCCACGTGCCCATGAGCGAGATGCAGGAATACGCCAAGACGCTCAGCTCCATGACGGGCGGCCAGGGCGCGTTCACCATGGTCTTCGACCACTACGAGGACGCCCCCCCGCCGGTGGCCGAAAAGGTGATCGCCGAGGCCAAGAAGGCGCGGGAAGAGAAGGAATAA
- a CDS encoding helix-turn-helix transcriptional regulator — protein sequence MSRRSSGKPVCGKRLGLTQAAVAEAMGITRRAVIYYEQGARLIPKVVTLACKALEAERTA from the coding sequence CTGTCCAGACGTTCATCCGGAAAGCCGGTCTGCGGCAAGCGCCTGGGCCTGACCCAGGCGGCCGTGGCCGAGGCCATGGGCATCACGCGCCGCGCCGTGATCTACTACGAACAGGGCGCGCGCCTGATCCCCAAGGTGGTGACGTTGGCCTGCAAGGCCCTGGAGGCGGAGAGGACGGCGTAA
- a CDS encoding type II toxin-antitoxin system RelB/DinJ family antitoxin has product MKNAAINVKIDPELKAQAEAVLHGIGLSTSTVIGMLFRQIVYQQGLPFEAKLPNEETLQAMEDARSGKTRKAPSGADLIARLRERADAAQKSSQHRQV; this is encoded by the coding sequence ATGAAGAACGCCGCCATCAACGTCAAGATCGACCCAGAACTCAAGGCCCAGGCCGAGGCCGTGCTGCATGGCATCGGGCTCTCCACCAGCACGGTCATCGGCATGCTCTTCCGGCAGATCGTCTACCAGCAGGGCCTGCCCTTCGAGGCGAAGCTCCCCAACGAGGAGACTCTCCAGGCCATGGAGGACGCCCGCTCCGGAAAGACCCGCAAGGCCCCTAGCGGCGCGGATTTGATCGCCCGCCTCCGGGAGAGAGCCGATGCCGCCCAGAAGTCTTCGCAGCACCGGCAAGTTTGA
- a CDS encoding type II toxin-antitoxin system YafQ family toxin: MARRGKPVAKLDAVILLLEAGDPLPAHFKDHALTGSWKGFRDLHIEPDWILIYAVDQDEVILTRTGTHADLFR; encoded by the coding sequence ATGGCCAGACGGGGCAAGCCGGTGGCCAAACTGGACGCGGTGATTTTGCTTCTCGAAGCGGGCGATCCCTTGCCGGCGCACTTCAAGGACCATGCCCTGACAGGCTCCTGGAAGGGGTTTCGCGACCTGCATATCGAGCCGGACTGGATTCTCATTTACGCGGTGGACCAGGACGAAGTCATTCTGACCCGCACGGGAACTCACGCGGACCTGTTCCGCTGA
- a CDS encoding bacteriohemerythrin, whose protein sequence is MARIEWHEGLALGIETIDRQHRTLLTLCNRLLDAVRKADEKAVAAAFRELREYTFSHFNAEEDYMQSVGYPGLGSHKLLHVELKRDVKYFQDVVYRKGDLTEAQIVEFLKHWLLDHILQYDLDIRKWTRAEGKAT, encoded by the coding sequence ATGGCTCGCATCGAATGGCACGAAGGCCTGGCCCTGGGCATCGAGACGATCGACCGGCAGCACCGCACCCTGCTCACCCTCTGCAACAGGCTTCTCGACGCCGTGCGCAAGGCCGACGAAAAGGCCGTGGCCGCCGCCTTTCGCGAGCTGCGCGAGTACACCTTCTCCCACTTCAACGCCGAAGAGGACTACATGCAGTCCGTGGGCTACCCGGGCCTGGGCAGCCACAAGCTTCTGCACGTCGAACTCAAGCGCGACGTGAAGTACTTCCAGGACGTGGTCTACAGGAAGGGCGACCTCACGGAGGCCCAGATCGTCGAATTCCTGAAGCACTGGCTCCTCGACCACATCCTCCAGTACGACCTGGACATCCGCAAATGGACCCGCGCCGAGGGCAAAGCGACCTGA
- a CDS encoding nuclear transport factor 2 family protein → MNNTPKELVEVWIAAANAADLEAFAACFAPQARVVDAGSEYSGLEAIKCWAERDIAAVNLRLELLDLREQDGETTFITRVDGDFDKTGLPDPVLIHNRAVIRQGRIERLTCRLHAPDTGRAG, encoded by the coding sequence ATGAACAACACTCCAAAAGAACTGGTCGAAGTCTGGATCGCGGCGGCCAACGCTGCGGACCTGGAGGCCTTCGCCGCATGCTTCGCACCGCAGGCGCGCGTGGTGGACGCCGGGAGTGAGTATTCCGGCCTGGAGGCCATCAAGTGCTGGGCCGAGCGGGACATCGCTGCCGTCAACCTGCGCTTGGAACTGCTGGATCTGCGGGAGCAGGACGGCGAAACGACCTTCATCACCCGCGTGGACGGCGATTTCGACAAGACGGGCCTGCCCGATCCCGTGCTCATCCACAACCGCGCCGTCATCCGCCAGGGCAGGATCGAACGTCTGACGTGCCGGTTGCACGCGCCGGACACCGGCCGGGCCGGGTGA
- a CDS encoding quinone oxidoreductase family protein codes for MFAVYADHPSPQDPLAALRLGERPDPDIPDGWVRVRMTHASLNRHDLFTLRGITAHPRGLAFPLILGNDGAGLLDDGTPVALYPMLGSPGWRGDETLDPEWSILGEFAQGVFSRFAAVPRRNAVPLPEGLSPLHASVLGTAWLTAWKALFHASGLRPGGTLLVQGASGGMSTALIQLGRAAGFEVFATSRHPVGRELAEKLGAHRVFASGEPLPRKVQAVVDNVGAATWEHSLEWVERGGTVVVTGGTSGMKVSLDLLPLIARQITLRGSIMGSLEDFRAMMRFLAANRVTPEIGRVLPLERAEEAFRDMEQGRTHGKTVFTIRATGDVA; via the coding sequence ATGTTCGCCGTCTACGCAGACCACCCCTCCCCTCAAGACCCGCTTGCCGCCCTGCGACTGGGTGAGCGCCCAGATCCCGACATCCCGGACGGCTGGGTGCGCGTGCGCATGACCCACGCCAGCCTGAACCGGCACGACCTCTTTACCCTTCGCGGCATCACGGCCCACCCGCGGGGGCTCGCCTTCCCCCTGATCCTGGGCAACGACGGGGCCGGGCTCCTGGACGACGGCACGCCCGTGGCCCTCTACCCCATGCTGGGCTCGCCCGGCTGGCGCGGCGACGAGACCCTGGACCCGGAATGGTCCATCCTTGGGGAATTCGCCCAGGGCGTGTTCTCGCGCTTTGCCGCCGTGCCCCGGCGCAACGCCGTGCCCCTGCCCGAGGGGCTTTCGCCCCTGCACGCCTCGGTGCTGGGCACGGCCTGGCTCACGGCGTGGAAGGCACTGTTCCACGCCTCGGGCCTGCGCCCCGGGGGCACGCTGCTGGTCCAGGGGGCTTCGGGCGGGATGTCCACGGCGCTGATCCAGCTTGGCCGGGCCGCGGGTTTCGAGGTGTTCGCCACCAGCCGCCATCCGGTCGGGCGGGAGCTTGCCGAAAAGCTTGGGGCTCACCGGGTCTTCGCCTCCGGCGAGCCCCTGCCGCGCAAGGTCCAGGCCGTGGTGGACAACGTGGGCGCGGCCACATGGGAGCATTCCCTGGAGTGGGTGGAACGCGGCGGCACGGTGGTGGTCACGGGGGGCACCTCGGGCATGAAGGTCTCGCTGGACCTTCTGCCCCTCATCGCCCGGCAGATCACGCTGCGCGGGTCCATCATGGGCAGCCTGGAGGATTTCCGGGCCATGATGCGCTTCCTGGCCGCCAACCGGGTCACCCCGGAGATCGGACGCGTGCTGCCCCTCGAACGCGCGGAGGAAGCCTTCCGGGACATGGAGCAGGGCCGCACGCACGGCAAGACGGTCTTCACCATCCGAGCGACGGGAGACGTGGCATGA